The genomic segment CTGAAGAAGAAGAGACTCTAAAAGGAAAAAAAATTAACGCTAAAGTTATTATACCGATGTCCCTTGATGGTGATATTTTATATGTGGATCACATTGGTGCTTATGTTTCTTTGTCAGATGGAAATATTAAAATTACAAAACCTGAATCCGACGACATAGTAACAGCTTCTTTAGAAAAAGTAAGGGAGATAATTATTTGCGGTCCTGTTCAGGCTACAACTCAGGTAATACACGAATGTTTAAAAAAAAATATTCCAATTCACTATATGAATTTTCATGGAAAACAATTAGGCGTATCAACGCCTTTTTTTAATTATCATGGTATTCTTCGTGAAGCCCAATGGAAAGCTCATTTTGATGATAAAATTTGTTTAGACCTCGCAAAAATAACAGTCAGCTCTAAAATGGCTAATATGAAAACATTGATGATGCGCTATACTCGAGATGAAAGAACAGAAGATGATGTTGATTTCTTTGATAAAATAAAAAATTTAAATAAAAAAATTGACCCAGTCAAAGATATGGATTCTTTACGTGGATATGAAGGGATGGCCGCGCGAATATATTTTGAATGTTTTGAGCGATATATTAAATTAGACAAAAGGGCTTTTTTTTATTTTAAAGAGCGTAACCGCAGACCTCCAAAAGATCCTGTAAATGCATTGCTGAGTTTTGGATACAGTATGTTAGTCAAGGATTGTATAGGCGCTGCTATTCGAGTAGGCTTTGATCCTTTTTGCGGTTATTATCATTCAATGAAATATGGAAGGCCTTCTTTATCTCTTGATGTAATGGAATTTTTCCGTCAACCTATAGTCGATTCAGTAGTCTTAAGCTCAATAAATAATGGAATATTTAAGGATAAAGATTTCCATCAATATCAAGGCGTATGTTATTTGAATGAAAAAGGTAGAAAAAAATTCCTAATTCAGTATGAAATGCGCAAAAAAGATTTGGTAACTCATCCTAAGTTTCATTATAGGATGAGTTATGAACGAACAATTGAACTTCAATATCGTTTATTAGGGAAATTTTTATTAAACGATATTGATGAGTATCAAGGGTTTTATATACGATGAGAAAAAATTATCTTGTTGGATACGATATTTCAGATCAAAAAAGGCTTTCTAAAGTCGCTAAAGTAATGTCCAATTTTGGCACGAGAATTCAATACAGCTTCTTTCATTGTTTTTTATCAACAAGGCAGAAAAAACAAATGAGAGAACAACTCAATAAAATTATAAATGATAAACAAGATCAAATATTGATTCTGCCAGTTACTGAAAAACAATTGCGAGAAATTGAATTTTTGGGCTTTAGAATTAATATCCAGATTGAAGGAATTATCATTGTATAATAATGACATCTAATTTCTATTTTTAGGTATAAAAAATTGAATTAGCCTTTAAGTTTAGCCTTAAACATCTGAATGGTATGTCATAAAATATCCTAAAAACCCTTCGTAAATTAAGATTTAGCTCTTAGTTTTACAAAAACGTATAGTATGTTGCAACTATAAATGTTCTAAAAACTCTTCGTAAATT from the Desulfobacterales bacterium genome contains:
- the cas1 gene encoding CRISPR-associated endonuclease Cas1 — protein: MNNSELIPVSALNTYVYCSRRFYLEHNRGMFEDNPHTIEGRTAHRVVDDRSKEGKEINKNDVIHRRSVYFSSENFGIIGKLDLLEEKENEIYPVEYKKGKAPNKNYAPWLNDQIQLCAQALLMQENGLKLPDKAYLYYVGSKKRVEIQITENLILETHRVIAACRLIAKSDVLPPLAENRNKCFGCSLNAICLPEEEETLKGKKINAKVIIPMSLDGDILYVDHIGAYVSLSDGNIKITKPESDDIVTASLEKVREIIICGPVQATTQVIHECLKKNIPIHYMNFHGKQLGVSTPFFNYHGILREAQWKAHFDDKICLDLAKITVSSKMANMKTLMMRYTRDERTEDDVDFFDKIKNLNKKIDPVKDMDSLRGYEGMAARIYFECFERYIKLDKRAFFYFKERNRRPPKDPVNALLSFGYSMLVKDCIGAAIRVGFDPFCGYYHSMKYGRPSLSLDVMEFFRQPIVDSVVLSSINNGIFKDKDFHQYQGVCYLNEKGRKKFLIQYEMRKKDLVTHPKFHYRMSYERTIELQYRLLGKFLLNDIDEYQGFYIR
- the cas2 gene encoding CRISPR-associated endonuclease Cas2, which produces MRKNYLVGYDISDQKRLSKVAKVMSNFGTRIQYSFFHCFLSTRQKKQMREQLNKIINDKQDQILILPVTEKQLREIEFLGFRINIQIEGIIIV